One window of the Eucalyptus grandis isolate ANBG69807.140 chromosome 8, ASM1654582v1, whole genome shotgun sequence genome contains the following:
- the LOC104428695 gene encoding monoterpene synthase-like — translation MALPALLTSFLPSLTGYNQPSLFFSRLPRSSSSSSSSSTASGPQFMTRALKIEGQEIVRRSANWQPSVWDYGLVQSLGVDYSEDQYTEQVQRLKKEVKGLFEREMDQVAELEFFDVVQRLGLGYHFEMEIKSALSSIYNNTKDAQLSDDLYAASLRFRLLRQHGYNVPQDVFKRFMNMTGTFNESLSKDAKGLLGLYEASFHGLDGETILDEAWNFASKHMKDLNLDEVPSNLASNVSHALDMPIHWRPNRLEARWFMDMYEKQQDMIPSLLRLAKIDFNLVQSIHRKEVSNLARWWVELGANKMTFFRDRLVESYFWSCIMVFEPQYTAFREMSTKIGCMVTLIDDVYDIYGTPEELELLTYFIIRWDITDIDKLPPTIRNSFMVLYNTTNEVGYQTMREQGINPIPYLRKVWADECKAYMKEVHWYKSGIKPALKEYMDVAVDSIGGLILLLHSYFLTTDKLTKEGLDYVSKIPSVMHSSAKILRFNDDLSTSSHELARGDNSKALECYMNESGASEEVAREHIRHLVRNIWKKMNKDVFEDYPFSGFGPFLGACLNLARASHCFYEYGDGHGLPGHQTKDHLVSTIFESVPLD, via the exons ATGGCTCTTCCTGCTTTGCTCACAAGCTTCCTTCCCTCCTTGACTGGCTATAAccaaccctctctctttttctctagaCTCCCTcgctcctcctcttcctcctcgtcctcctccacGGCCTCCGGCCCTCAATTTATGACACGCGCTTTGAAGATTGAAGGTCAAGAGATTGTGAGACGTTCGGCAAACTGGCAACCTAGCGTTTGGGACTATGGCCTTGTGCAGTCGCTTGGTGTTGATTACtcg GAGGATCAATATACGGAGCAAGTCCAAAGGTTGAAGAAAGAAGTCAAGGGTCTATTTGAGAGGGAGATGGATCAGGTGGCCGAGCTCGAGTTCTTTGACGTGGTTCAAAGGCTAGGACTAGGTTACCATTTTGAGATGGAGATCAAGAGCGCTCTAAGTTCAATCTATAACAACACCAAAGATGCTCAGCTTTCGGACGATCTCTATGCCGCTTCCCTTCGATTTCGGCTACTCAGACAACATGGATACAATGTACCACAAG ATGtgtttaaaaggtttatgaacatGACCGGCACATTCAATGAATCCCTTAGTAAGGATGCAAAGGGGCTTCTTGGTCTCTATGAAGCTTCTTTTCATGGATTGGATGGTGAAACCATACTCGATGAAGCCTGGAACTTTGCTTCTAAGCATATGAAGGATCTAAACCTTGACGAAGTTCCCAGCAATTTAGCAAGCAACGTGAGTCATGCATTAGATATGCCGATCCACTGGAGGCCAAACAGGTTGGAGGCTCGGTGGTTCATGGACATGTACGAGAAACAGCAAGACATGATCCCCTCTTTGCTACGTTTGGCTAAAATAGACTTCAATTTAGTGCAGTCAATCCATAGGAAGGAAGTTAGCAATCTGGCAAG GTGGTGGGTTGAACTTGGGGCGAACAAGATGACCTTCTTTAGGGACAGGCTAGTGGAAAGCTATTTTTGGAGCTGTATAATGGTCTTTGAACCACAATATACAGCTTTCAGAGAAATGAGTACGAAGATTGGTTGTATGGTGACACTTATTGATGATGTTTATGATATATATGGGACGCCAGAAGAGCTTGAGCTCTTAACATATTTCATTATTAG GTGGGACATCACAGACATCGATAAGCTTCCTCCAACAATAAGGAATAGTTTCATGGTCTTGTACAACACGACCAATGAAGTTGGGTATCAAACGATGAGAGAGCAAGGAATCAACCCCATCCCTTACTTGCGGAAAGTG TGGGCCGATGAATGCAAGGCATACATGAAGGAGGTCCATTGGTACAAGAGTGGCATCAAACCGGCACTGAAGGAGTACATGGACGTTGCGGTGGATTCAATCGGAGGGCTGATTTTGCTGTTACATAGCTATTTCCTAACCACAGACAAACTGACAAaagagggacttgattacgtgtcgaaaatcccaagtgtcatGCATTCCTCTGCCAAGATCCTTCGATTCAACGATGATCTCAGTACATCATCG CATGAATTGGCACGAGGAGACAACTCCAAGGCACTAGAATGCTACATGAATGAAAGTGGCGCTTCGGAAGAGGTTGCAAGGGAACATATTAGGCATCTGGTGCGCAACATCtggaaaaagatgaacaaagatGTGTTTGAGGACTATCCATTCTCCGGGTTTGGGCCTTTTCTAGGTGCATGTTTGAACTTGGCACGAGCTTCTCATTGCTTTTATGAGTATGGAGATGGACACGGCCTTCCCGGTCACCAAACCAAGGACCATCTTGTGTCAACCATATTCGAATCCGTGCCCCTCGACTAG